A window of Thioalbus denitrificans contains these coding sequences:
- a CDS encoding NUDIX hydrolase: MNYCSQCGATVIQRIPPGDNLPRYVCDSCGAVHYQNPKIVAGCIPEWEDRILLCRRAIEPRRGYWTLPAGFMENGETTQAAAAREAHEEAGAVMEEMSLYGIFNLPHISQVYTMFRGRLGGGQAHPGSESLEVELFTEADIPWRELAFPVVRETLELYFDDRRQGVFEVHVGDIIRHPDQRLEIRRY, from the coding sequence CAACCTGCCGCGCTACGTGTGCGACAGCTGTGGCGCCGTCCATTACCAGAATCCCAAGATCGTCGCCGGCTGCATCCCGGAATGGGAGGATCGCATCCTGCTCTGCCGCCGCGCCATCGAGCCCCGCCGCGGCTACTGGACCCTGCCCGCCGGGTTCATGGAGAACGGCGAGACCACCCAGGCGGCCGCCGCGCGCGAGGCGCACGAGGAGGCCGGCGCGGTGATGGAGGAGATGAGCCTGTACGGGATTTTCAACCTCCCCCACATCAGCCAGGTCTACACCATGTTCCGCGGCCGGCTGGGCGGCGGCCAGGCCCACCCCGGCTCCGAGAGCCTGGAGGTGGAGCTGTTCACGGAAGCGGACATCCCGTGGCGGGAGCTGGCGTTCCCGGTGGTGCGGGAAACCCTCGAGCTCTATTTCGACGACCGCCGCCAGGGCGTCTTCGAGGTCCATGTGGGTGATATCATCCGCCATCCCGACCAGCGCCTCGAAATCCGCCGCTACTGA
- a CDS encoding YecA family protein, translated as MTETADRFPAPLTDAETERLRAFLDSAAVPEESLDFLGAHGFLTALAVAPRQPEPSRWLRELFGGEPRYADDAEAARIPALLQRLSRSVALDLYHGQPPRLPCPLELGPDPDQAPLADWCSGFMEGVFLDDTAWFAADEERVAELTLPMMMASGLFDEDGDLERLRRDPRRSRSMVRDIPDLLVDLYLLFHAPTPNP; from the coding sequence ATGACCGAAACCGCCGACCGCTTCCCCGCCCCGCTCACCGACGCGGAAACCGAACGGCTGCGGGCGTTCCTGGACTCCGCGGCGGTGCCGGAGGAGAGCCTGGATTTCCTCGGCGCCCACGGGTTCCTGACCGCGCTGGCCGTCGCGCCCCGGCAGCCGGAACCGTCGCGCTGGCTGCGGGAGCTGTTCGGCGGCGAACCCCGCTACGCCGACGACGCCGAGGCCGCACGCATCCCCGCCCTGCTGCAGCGACTGTCCCGCAGCGTGGCGCTGGATCTCTACCACGGACAGCCGCCGCGGCTACCCTGCCCGCTCGAGCTCGGCCCCGACCCCGACCAGGCGCCGCTGGCCGACTGGTGCTCCGGGTTCATGGAGGGGGTGTTCCTGGACGATACGGCCTGGTTCGCCGCCGACGAGGAGCGGGTGGCGGAGCTGACGCTGCCGATGATGATGGCCTCCGGGCTCTTCGACGAGGACGGGGATCTGGAGCGGCTGCGCCGGGATCCCCGCCGCAGCCGCTCCATGGTCCGCGACATTCCCGACCTGCTCGTGGATCTCTACCTGCTGTTCCACGCCCCGACCCCGAATCCCTGA